The segment CGGAAGTGCACGTTTGTAATCTTTCTTTTCGAAATAGGCATGACCAAGCAGTTGCTTCATCTCCAGATCATATAATATGTTGGGACGCTTTACTGCTTCTTCGGCGATCTTGATGGCCTTATCTTTTTCTCCACGGAAATAATAGATTGAAGCAATATAGAATGGAACGATCTTGCCATACTCAGGATGATCTTTCACTTTTTCAAAACAGCCCAATGCTTCATTGTATTGCTTATCGTTGTATGCAAGAAAACCGTAAAAATAATTTGCATCGAGGTAATGCTTATCATCCGGCATTTGCCGAATGGTATTGAACAAAGGCTTCGCCTGACCGTAACGCTTTAAATGAAAATAGCTATACCCCATTCTGAATTTTGATTCAGATATCTGTTCATTATTCAAGCTGGCGATCTCTGCCTTTTCATAAAACTCCAATGCATCTGTAAACAATTGCTTGCGGAAATAATAATTCGCCAAATGAAAACTCAATTGCTGTGTGCGTGGCATATTATGTACCACCGTAATAAACTCCCGACTGGGTTGTACAGCTCGTTCATCGTTTTGTTGCAAGCCACAAGCCAACAGATAATAATCGATCTCCTGCACCTTTATACCTGCATTAAGGATGGTGGAGCTTTGCACTTCCTGCTTCAACTCACGCAATAACGGCATCGCCAAACTGTATTGATCAGTTAGGAAATATTCCTGAGCCTGCTTGAATTTTGCGTTGGGATCGTTATTAATAGCTGTTACCTGCGCACTCACTTGCACAGAAAAGCACAAGAGCAGGAACGAAAGAATGTAAGTAATGCGGTTGTTCATTGCCGGGTAAACGTTCATCGTTGGTAAATATTTTAACCTGTCGCTTAAAGTCCGTTCGTCGGGCTAAAGGTAAATTGTCCTTTTCCTTTCAAACACCATTCCAGATTTTTGTGGATAAAAGTTGAGCTTCCGTTAATTTCGCAACCTGGAATCAATATTCTTGAAACGAACTGCAATGATAGTCTCATTTTTCATTGCGGCTAAAACTACAACGGAGACATGAAGAAACTCTTATCTATTAACTATTCTGCCACAGCTTTTAACATTTCATTCTTATTATTGAGGCTTGTTTTTGGTATCAGCCTTTGTGTAAACTATGGTTACGACAAGCTCGTGAACTTTGCAGACAGGAAAGATCATTTTGTAAATCTCTTCGGAATCGGGAGTACGGCCACACTTGCATTAGTTGTGTTTGCAGAGTTCTTTTGTTCCATTTTTGTGGCCATTGGATTATTTACACGCTTCACCGTATTGCCTATTGTTATTGCAATGGGTTATGCATTTTTTGTTTCGCATAACAGTGCCTTGTTTGCAAAAGGCGAAGTAGCAGCCTTATATTTAACAGGCTTCTTTGCTATTTTACTATGTGGCCCGGGCAAGGCAAGTGTTGATGGAATGATCAAATAAAAGAAACCATGTTTAACAGTGAAACCAATATAAGGGTGCGCTATTCGGAAACGGATCAGATGAATGTGGTATATCATGGAAACTATGCCCAGTATTTTGAAGTGGCAAGAGCTGAAGCCATTCGTGAAATGGGTATTACTTATAAAGAAATGGAAGAGATGGGAATTGTGATGCCCATTGTTGAACTGCACACCAAGTTTCTGCGGCCTGCAAAGTATGATGATCTGCTGACGATCAAAACACAATTGCGTGAACTGCCAACCGACCACAGGATTGAATTTCATCATGAAGTGTATAATGAAGAAGGTAAACTTTTAACCATTGGCCGTGTTGTATTGTATTTTTTAGATGCTAAAACAATGGCCCGGAGTGCGATGCCCTCTGCTTTGGCAAATCATCTTCTGCCCTACTTCAATTAACTTCATTTATAAATTCACTCCATGCAGCAACAATCAATCTACGCCTCCATCATTACCATTGGAGATGAATTATTAATAGGACAAACCATTGATACGAACAGTGCATGGATGGCACAGGAGTTAAATAAGATCGGTGTTTGGGTGAAACGTCGTGTAGCCGTTGGAGATTCAAGAAAAGACATCTGGCAGGCATTGGATGAAGAATCACAATCTGCACAAATTATTTTAATTACCGGTGGACTTGGCCCAACAGCCGACGATATTACCAAACCATTGCTCTGCGATTATTTTGCTGGCAAAATGGTAGTAAATGAAATGGTACTGGAGCATGTAACAGCTATTTTTCGGCGCTTGAACCGTCCTATCATTGAACGTAACATGAAACAGGCCGAAGTGCCTGATGTATGTACAGTGCTGATGAACAAACGTGGCACAGCGCCAGGCATGTTATTCCGAAAAGGTAACTGCATTTATATTTCAATGCCGGGTGTACCACATGAAATGAAAGGCATTATGACGGATGAAGTTCTGCCCCTGTTGAAACGGGAATACAAAATGCCGTTTATCCTTCACCGTACATTACTGACTGCAGGTGTTGGCGAATCATTTATTGCAGAAAAGATCAGTGCATGGGAAGAAGGACTTCCTTCAGATATTAAACTTGCATATTTACCAAATTATGGCATGGTTCGTTTGCGCTTAACCGCCACCGGTGCAAACAAAGAACAACTGGATGAACAGCTTGACCATCTCTTTGCAGAACTGCATGTTCTTGTAAAAGAATGGTTGATCGTTGCTGAAGATATACCGCTTGAACAGGCATTAGGAAACCTGTTGTTAAGCAGGAAGAAAACAATGGCAACGGCCGAAAGTTGCAGCGGTGGTTATATTGCTCATTTAATTACTGCCATTCCAGGTTCATCAGAATATTTTAAAGGAACAGTGGTGGCCTATGCTTATGATGTAAAGGAAGATGTGCTGGGTGTGCAACATTCAACACTTGAAACAAAAGGTGCTGTGAGCGAAGAAACAGTAACTGAAATGCTCAACGGTCTCTTACAAAAAACCACAGCTGATTACGGTATTGCTACAAGCGGTGTTATGGGGCCGGGCGGTGGTACAGATGACAAACCCGTTGGTACGGTATGGGTAGCAGTTGGTTCAAGAGAGAAGATGATCGCAAAAAGATTACACTTCCGGTTTGACCGATTAAAAAATATAGAATTAACGGCAACAAATGCTTTGCTGATGCTGTTCCAGTTTATTGAGGGAGAGCAGGATAAATAAGTGGCCAATCCTTACCTTTGACGCCTATTAACGATTGTTTGTCCAGGTTACCGGTGCAGTTGTCAGTAAGATGATACCTGCAGTGTGGCACAAGTGAGTGACACAACCGGTGATGAATAAAGTTCCCTTTGCTGGTCAACAAAAAAATAAAACATCAAATTATTATGGCTTTAGTTGATTTAGTAATGCCTAAGCTCGGTGAAAGTATTATGGAAGCAACCATTTTGCGTTGGCATAAGAAACCGGGCGACAGTATTAAAATGGATGAAACTGTACTTGACATTGCAACGGATAAAGTTGACAGTGAAGTGCCAAGTACTGCTGAAGGAGTTTTGAGCGAAGTATTGTTCAGTGAAAATGACGTGGTGCCTATTGGTGCCGTTATTGCACGCATTGCAACAAACGCTGCTGAAACTATTGCTGCACCACCCGTTGTAACTGCTCCTGTTGTTGAATCGGTTGCTGAATTTGTTGAAGAAGCAATTCCTTACCAACCTGCAGGTGCTAAAGTAAGTGCACCAACAAATGGTATTCGTTTTTACTCACCTCTTGTGCTGAATATTGCAGCTCAGGAAGGCATTGGGATGGCAGAACTGGAGAAAATTCCGGGTACAGGTAATGATAATCGTGTTACTAAGAAAGATATTCTGCAGTATGTGAGCACAAGGAAAGGCGGAAGCAGTGGTTATACTCCCCAAGCTGCACCTAAAGAAGATGTATTGGTTGTGCCAATGAACAGAGTTGAACAGCCAGTGCAACAACCTGCTCCTGCTCCATCCATGGCACCGACAGTTTACAGCGGAAATGTAGAGATCATTGAAATGGATCGTATGCGTAAGTTGATTGCTGATCACATGGTGAGAAGCAAACAAACGAGTCCGCATGTAACCAGTTTTACCGAGACTGATGTAACCAACCTTGTACAATGGCGTGATAAGATGAAAAAGGAATTTGAAAAACGTGAAGGAACGAAGATCACGTTTACTCCTTTGTTCATTGAAGCAATAGTAAAGTGCATTAAGAAATATCCATTAATCAATAGTTCAGTTGATGGCGACAGGATCATTGTGAAGAAAGACATCAACATTGGTATGGCTACTGCTTTACCAAGTGGCAACTTAATTGTACCTGTGATCAAAAATGCAGATCAATTGAATCTCGTGGGCTTAACCAAACAGGTTAACAATCTTGCAGATTCTGCACGTAACGGTAAACTGAAAGCTGATGATACAACCGGTGGAACGTTTACGTTAACCAATGTTGGAACCTTTGGTAGTTTGATGGGCACACCGATCATTAACCAGCCACAGGTTGCAGTTTTAGCAGTGGGCGTTATTAAAAAACGTCCGGTGGTGATTGAAACACCAATGGGCGACAGCATTGCCATCCGCCACATGATGTATTTAAGTATGAGTTACGATCATCGGATCATTGATGGCAGTCTTGGAGCTACTTTTTTAACGGCTGTAGCAAATGAGTTGCAGAATTTTAATCCCGATAGAGATTTGTAATCACATCAATGTATAAATTGAAATCCCGGTTCAGTTGAACCGGGATTTTTTATCTCTAATATTTTTTACGTTCGAAGCTATACTTCTTACCTTTTCGTTTTACAATAAACAGGTTATCGTACTCTGTTTCCGCAAGATCAGTTAACAGCGACTGTCCCATCATTTTATTTACAAGATCATCAACGGTATTTGAATGACCAACCAGCAACACGTCACCTTTTTGAATTGCTTTTACACGGTCAATAAATTTATCAACTGTATCTCTTGGTGAATATAATTGTATGGTCACTCCTTCCGCTTCACTCAATGGCTTAGCAGTTGATTGTGTACGGATATAGGGAGTTGAAAAAATTGCAGCAAATGATTTGTCCTGCAATAATGTTTTCAGGTTTTGTGCCCGTTGCTCGCCTTCTGCACTCAACGGAACATCGCTGCTCATATTAGCGTTGGCTGTTGCTTTTTCTGCATGGCGCACAATGTAATACGTATTTCGGCTGCAGGATGACAAAAGAATCAACAGAAAACTAATCGTTAAAACAGATGATAAAGTTTGCTTGGGGAAAACTGGCATGAAACAAGGTTTTAAATTATTGAATGAGTTTTGTAAATTTAAGGAACAAAAACCCAGTAAAACTCCTCGTGTATGAAGACTTTATCCGAAACCTGGTTTGCCGATGGCTTTATTGACTTTGAGCTGAAGAAGTATACCCTGCTCGCCTACTTGCAGGAAGTAAATAAATATTTCAACGAAGCCAAATTGTATCCGCAACTTGCGGATGTGATCTTTCACTATAACAATCTTGTTGCCTTCAGGGAAAATAAAAAATACCTCCAGGAACAATTCCCGAAAAAACTGACAGGCATACAAATCGAAAAACTTCAGTTGCTGTATGAACAGATGATTGAAGATGATGAGCTGATGCAGGAACTGGAAACCATTATGCATTATTCCATTGCCACCATGAAAACGACGATTTCAAATGGCACAGAGATCTATGAAATGGTGGAGCAAAGTATTTCAATTTCTCCAATAGGCATCATACCTCTTGACACAAGAGAAGGTTATTTATTTTTACGTAACACCAATGCCAAACAGACAAAAGTGTATCAATACCGTCTAAGTTTTTTTGAGCGTCATGATGAGCAATACCGCACATTGAAAACAAATTTTGTTGATTCGTGGATCAGTAATATTGTAAACACTTACGAGAATATTAAAGGTGAACTTATCCGCAATAAAACTGAATTACCTAACCCGGCGGTGTATAGTATTGAAACAAATCTTTCTTACCCGGTGGAAGAAACATTTTTACCAATTGCAAAAAGAAGTTTTGTGAAATTCCTGAGTGCTGCGTAGAATCAGAATTGTTTCAGCAGTTCATCAAATTTTATCCAGTAAATATCATCCAGTCCGTTACCTGGACCGGAAAGTTGTTTCTTTAGTGTTGATGCCGTAACAGGTTTATCAAACGGGCCTGTATGCATATTTCTGTTACTCGTAAAGAACAACGTGCGTTTATCCCAACTTACAAACGGGCAATAATCCAATCCTTTTGAGTTAACCAATGCACCGAGATTCTTCGCTTCCTGCCACTCTCCTTTCGCATCCTTTCTACTGATGTACAGATCACCTTTTCCTAAATCATCTTTACGACCGTAACCGGTAAATAAAATAAACTGCTCATCAGGATCAACAAAAGCATTGAACTCATAGCCTTTTGAATTGACTGCTGTTGAAACAGGAACAGGTGATTGGTATTGACCGTTCCTCCATTCACACATGAAAATATCTTCTTTGCCTACTGCATTCTCAAGTTGAGCAGTAAAATAAAGATTACCGCTCTTTGCAATGGATGGATAGAATTCATCATGCGGAGAGTTTACTGAGAAGCCTAAATGAACAGGTTTTCCCCAACTGCCGTTTGAGTTTTTTACGACATACCAAAGATCAAAATCATTTGTAGTATCAGTTGCATCAACTTTCCGATTGCTGCTGAAGAATATCTTTTTGCCATCGGGTGAGAACTGTGCTTCAAGATCATTATACATTCCTGAAAACGGCGCAACCTGCGCTTCGCCCCATTTGCCATTCTTCAGTTGAATGTGCATGATGGTGCTGCTGATAAAATCTTTGTGCTGAATAGTGAAAAATAGTTCATCGCCTTTTGGAGAAATGGTAAAGTCACGGTTGATCAATCCGTCAGAAATAATTCCCTGCGCAAATACCATTGGTTTAGCTGTTGCATTTCCCTGATTGAGATAATTTACCTGCTGTGCTTCGGATTGTAAAACAAACAACAAACTGACAATTGTGATAAGGTTGCGCATAACGTGATTTTTAAATGAAATCAAAAAAGGCCGGAGACAAAGTCCGGCCTTTTATTACTGAGGTTTTATTTTACAAGATCAAATCCCCAATCAATGCCTTTGTTTGCCGCAGGCACACCTTCTACCATCCACTTGGGCATTGGTGCTCCTTTCAGGTAATGATCAAAGAATTGGCTTAAACGAACTGAAAGATCTTTTCTGTTCCTGCGTTCAACGAGATTATGATCTTCATCATTGTATTGCAAGAACCACGCTTTCTTATCTAAGCGACGTAATGCTGTAAAAAACTCAATACTCTGGTACCAAGGCACAGCACCATCTTTATCGTTATGCATCAACAACAATGGTGTTGTTACTTTATCTGCTTTAAACAATGGTGAGTTTTTAGTATATAAATCAGGACGTTGCCATGGTGTTGCACCTAAACGTGTTTGTGAACGCTCATACTGGAACTGTCTGCTGATGCCTGCACCCCAACGGATACCACCGTAAGCACTGAACATATTTGCCACAGGTGCACCTGCACCTGCTGCTGCAAACATTTTTGTGCGTGTTACAAGATATGCAACCTGGTAACCTCCCCAGCTTTGTCCCTGTATCGCCATTTTTGTACTATCAACAAATTTCATTTTGCTGAGATACTTTCCGGCACTCACTACAGAGTTGTAGGCACTTTCGCCCGGCTCTCCATCTTTATAATAAATGTTTGGATCAAACACGAGATATCCATTGCTTGTGAAATAAGCAATGTTTATTGTTGATGCACTCGGTGCCGGTGTGCGGTAACCATAACGTGTATCTGAATTACGTTCGTAGAAATAAAAGATCACCGGGTATTTTTTGTTGGGATCGAAATTCTCAGGCTTGAATAATAAACCTTCTGATTCTTTACCATCAAACATTTTCCATTTATGCAATTCAACCGTGTACCAGTTGTAATCTTTTTGCTGCTCATTGATGGAGCTTAATTGTTTAGATGCTTTGTGATCCTGTGCAGTACTCATTGTTGTAGAGAAGAGGCTTGCACTCATTTGAGGAGTCATAGCTGTATAAATCAATACATCGCTATTCTTTCCTTTCAATACATTGTTGCTATTGATCACAGCAGGATTAGTTACTGCTATTGATTCGTTAAGCACAAAATTGCTGCCCAACTTGTGTGTCGTTAAACCGTATCCTTTCTCTTTGTTATCAAATACTCCAAGTAGTAAAGTTTGACCATCTTTTACAAAACGTTCTTCACGATCCAGTTCGCTGTAACGGAAGGTCAATTGCTTTTTGCGGCCAATACCATTGGTGATAGAAACAGGTTTTTCTTTTCCTGTCGGGTCAACTTTCCAGATATCGAATTTATCATACACATACAATGCTGCATCATTTTCATGCCAGCCCATTACGCCATGTGGAGGAGGATCATCGGGATGATCATCATCTTCATCAAACAAAGGAACTTTAATATCTTTTGTTGCTACGACAGTTTTACCCGTTGCCACTTCATACGACATGTATTGATGTGTCTTCCAATCGAACCACATCACAAACTTTCCTTTCGGTGAAATGCCACCACTGCGGATCTTTTTGCCAATCAGTTTTCGTTCACCGTTTTTCACATTTACCAAATACAGATCATTATAATTATGTTGCTCCCATTGATTTTGCTTGCGATAGGGTTTGCTGTCGTAACCAATTGCCACATCTGCATCATCTTCATCCGTTGTAACAACACGTTCCAATGTTTCATTTGCCAAAGGAGTTACGGCAGAAGCATCGCCGTGCAAAACAGTTAAATAGCTGCGGCGCAGTTCATTATTCACCTGTAACAATTGCTGAGGCTGAAGTTCGGGATCATTATAATGCCAGATATCAAGTCGTGCAGTTTCAAACT is part of the Lacibacter sediminis genome and harbors:
- a CDS encoding DoxX family protein, translating into MKKLLSINYSATAFNISFLLLRLVFGISLCVNYGYDKLVNFADRKDHFVNLFGIGSTATLALVVFAEFFCSIFVAIGLFTRFTVLPIVIAMGYAFFVSHNSALFAKGEVAALYLTGFFAILLCGPGKASVDGMIK
- a CDS encoding acyl-CoA thioesterase; amino-acid sequence: MFNSETNIRVRYSETDQMNVVYHGNYAQYFEVARAEAIREMGITYKEMEEMGIVMPIVELHTKFLRPAKYDDLLTIKTQLRELPTDHRIEFHHEVYNEEGKLLTIGRVVLYFLDAKTMARSAMPSALANHLLPYFN
- a CDS encoding CinA family nicotinamide mononucleotide deamidase-related protein, whose amino-acid sequence is MQQQSIYASIITIGDELLIGQTIDTNSAWMAQELNKIGVWVKRRVAVGDSRKDIWQALDEESQSAQIILITGGLGPTADDITKPLLCDYFAGKMVVNEMVLEHVTAIFRRLNRPIIERNMKQAEVPDVCTVLMNKRGTAPGMLFRKGNCIYISMPGVPHEMKGIMTDEVLPLLKREYKMPFILHRTLLTAGVGESFIAEKISAWEEGLPSDIKLAYLPNYGMVRLRLTATGANKEQLDEQLDHLFAELHVLVKEWLIVAEDIPLEQALGNLLLSRKKTMATAESCSGGYIAHLITAIPGSSEYFKGTVVAYAYDVKEDVLGVQHSTLETKGAVSEETVTEMLNGLLQKTTADYGIATSGVMGPGGGTDDKPVGTVWVAVGSREKMIAKRLHFRFDRLKNIELTATNALLMLFQFIEGEQDK
- a CDS encoding dihydrolipoamide acetyltransferase family protein encodes the protein MALVDLVMPKLGESIMEATILRWHKKPGDSIKMDETVLDIATDKVDSEVPSTAEGVLSEVLFSENDVVPIGAVIARIATNAAETIAAPPVVTAPVVESVAEFVEEAIPYQPAGAKVSAPTNGIRFYSPLVLNIAAQEGIGMAELEKIPGTGNDNRVTKKDILQYVSTRKGGSSGYTPQAAPKEDVLVVPMNRVEQPVQQPAPAPSMAPTVYSGNVEIIEMDRMRKLIADHMVRSKQTSPHVTSFTETDVTNLVQWRDKMKKEFEKREGTKITFTPLFIEAIVKCIKKYPLINSSVDGDRIIVKKDINIGMATALPSGNLIVPVIKNADQLNLVGLTKQVNNLADSARNGKLKADDTTGGTFTLTNVGTFGSLMGTPIINQPQVAVLAVGVIKKRPVVIETPMGDSIAIRHMMYLSMSYDHRIIDGSLGATFLTAVANELQNFNPDRDL
- a CDS encoding SixA phosphatase family protein — encoded protein: MPVFPKQTLSSVLTISFLLILLSSCSRNTYYIVRHAEKATANANMSSDVPLSAEGEQRAQNLKTLLQDKSFAAIFSTPYIRTQSTAKPLSEAEGVTIQLYSPRDTVDKFIDRVKAIQKGDVLLVGHSNTVDDLVNKMMGQSLLTDLAETEYDNLFIVKRKGKKYSFERKKY
- a CDS encoding TolB-like translocation protein, producing the protein MRNLITIVSLLFVLQSEAQQVNYLNQGNATAKPMVFAQGIISDGLINRDFTISPKGDELFFTIQHKDFISSTIMHIQLKNGKWGEAQVAPFSGMYNDLEAQFSPDGKKIFFSSNRKVDATDTTNDFDLWYVVKNSNGSWGKPVHLGFSVNSPHDEFYPSIAKSGNLYFTAQLENAVGKEDIFMCEWRNGQYQSPVPVSTAVNSKGYEFNAFVDPDEQFILFTGYGRKDDLGKGDLYISRKDAKGEWQEAKNLGALVNSKGLDYCPFVSWDKRTLFFTSNRNMHTGPFDKPVTASTLKKQLSGPGNGLDDIYWIKFDELLKQF
- a CDS encoding alpha/beta hydrolase family protein; this translates as MRNFVFCLLLSVPLLSIAQSKKPLDHSVYDRWQSVQGAQISDDGKWVVYMVNPQEGDGDMIIQSTNGNYKKTVARGYSSVITTDSRFVIFKIRPLFKDTRDARIKKKRPDELPKDSLAIVELGKDSVWKVARVKTFKTPEKGNGWVAYHMDKALPEPPKPAAKPDSLTQINKMVSMADSLMRVADSLKNKANEAKTKGLTVLQAQRGGARPPARPTAEPVEEGTELIVRNTITGEEKKFKLVNEYYFSENGNVLLIETSRKNTDTLSKSAVLWMNTSTGKVDTVLQGFNDAKNYAMDVAGTQVAFVAERDSVSKALRKFYKLWYFKPGMDSARLRVDRSTASVKTGMTVSPDYSNKFSKKGDRLFFGLAPIRQPKDTNLVEFETARLDIWHYNDPELQPQQLLQVNNELRRSYLTVLHGDASAVTPLANETLERVVTTDEDDADVAIGYDSKPYRKQNQWEQHNYNDLYLVNVKNGERKLIGKKIRSGGISPKGKFVMWFDWKTHQYMSYEVATGKTVVATKDIKVPLFDEDDDHPDDPPPHGVMGWHENDAALYVYDKFDIWKVDPTGKEKPVSITNGIGRKKQLTFRYSELDREERFVKDGQTLLLGVFDNKEKGYGLTTHKLGSNFVLNESIAVTNPAVINSNNVLKGKNSDVLIYTAMTPQMSASLFSTTMSTAQDHKASKQLSSINEQQKDYNWYTVELHKWKMFDGKESEGLLFKPENFDPNKKYPVIFYFYERNSDTRYGYRTPAPSASTINIAYFTSNGYLVFDPNIYYKDGEPGESAYNSVVSAGKYLSKMKFVDSTKMAIQGQSWGGYQVAYLVTRTKMFAAAGAGAPVANMFSAYGGIRWGAGISRQFQYERSQTRLGATPWQRPDLYTKNSPLFKADKVTTPLLLMHNDKDGAVPWYQSIEFFTALRRLDKKAWFLQYNDEDHNLVERRNRKDLSVRLSQFFDHYLKGAPMPKWMVEGVPAANKGIDWGFDLVK